In one window of Undibacter mobilis DNA:
- a CDS encoding ABCB family ABC transporter ATP-binding protein/permease produces MTPPHHAAKPETRVSADRGALLATIAHLWPYIWPSDRRDLKMRVLVATLLLLLAKFATIVTPFTFKWATDALAGVGSAPVGANDWLLWVFAAPVAMTLAYGGMRVVMAVTTQMRDGVFAKVAMHAVRRLAYRTFVHMHELSLRFHLERKTGGLTRVLERGRNGIETIVRMVILQLAPTIIELALICIVLMWQFDWRYVAVIVVTVALYLVWTYYATEWRIGIRRKMNDSDTDANVKAIDSLLNYETVKYFSAEIRESERYDRAMARYEDASTKAYTSLAVLNAGQAIIFTAGLAAAMVMVATEIRAGSKTVGDFVLINAMMIQLYQPLNFMGMVYREIKQAITDIELMFSILGRPPEIKDIPGARPLAVSAGHVRFDNVAFAYEPARPILKGVSFEVPAGKTVAVVGPSGAGKSTISRLLFRFYDLSGGRITIDGQDIAAVTQKSLREVIGMVPQDTVLFNDTIRYNIRYGRWEASDADVEEAARLAQIDGFIRLSPHGYETEVGERGLKLSGGEKQRVAIARTILKGPPILVLDEATSALDSHTEKEIQDALERVSKGRTTLVIAHRLSTIVGADEIIVLDKGAIVERGSHSALLAANGLYASMWNRQREAEEARERLARVGDDDAAPNRNPPPVEDPVLAPSGGPVPADAAE; encoded by the coding sequence ATGACGCCTCCGCACCACGCTGCCAAGCCCGAGACCCGCGTCTCCGCCGATCGCGGCGCGCTGCTGGCCACCATCGCCCATTTGTGGCCCTACATCTGGCCGTCGGACCGGCGCGACCTCAAGATGCGTGTTCTCGTCGCCACGCTGCTGCTGCTGCTCGCCAAGTTCGCCACCATCGTCACGCCCTTCACCTTCAAATGGGCGACCGATGCGCTCGCCGGTGTCGGCAGCGCCCCGGTCGGTGCGAACGACTGGCTGCTCTGGGTATTTGCTGCGCCGGTGGCGATGACGCTCGCCTATGGCGGCATGCGCGTCGTCATGGCGGTGACGACGCAGATGCGCGACGGCGTCTTTGCCAAGGTGGCGATGCATGCCGTGCGCCGGCTGGCCTACCGCACCTTCGTCCACATGCACGAACTGTCGCTGCGCTTTCATCTCGAGCGCAAGACCGGCGGCCTGACGCGCGTTCTCGAGCGCGGCCGCAACGGCATCGAAACCATCGTGCGCATGGTCATCCTGCAACTGGCGCCGACCATCATCGAGCTGGCGCTGATCTGCATCGTGCTGATGTGGCAGTTCGACTGGCGCTATGTCGCCGTCATCGTCGTCACGGTCGCGCTCTATCTGGTGTGGACCTATTACGCCACCGAGTGGCGCATCGGCATCCGCCGCAAGATGAACGACAGCGACACCGACGCCAATGTGAAGGCGATCGACTCGCTGCTGAACTACGAGACGGTGAAGTATTTCTCGGCCGAGATTCGTGAGTCCGAGCGCTACGATCGCGCCATGGCGCGTTACGAGGATGCTTCGACCAAGGCCTACACCTCGCTCGCCGTTCTCAATGCCGGGCAGGCGATCATCTTCACCGCCGGGCTGGCCGCCGCGATGGTGATGGTGGCCACCGAAATCCGCGCCGGCTCGAAGACGGTGGGCGATTTCGTGCTCATCAACGCGATGATGATCCAGCTCTATCAGCCCTTGAATTTCATGGGCATGGTCTATCGCGAGATCAAACAGGCGATCACCGACATCGAGCTCATGTTCTCGATCCTCGGGCGCCCGCCGGAGATCAAGGATATTCCCGGCGCTAGGCCGCTGGCGGTCTCGGCGGGCCATGTCCGCTTCGACAATGTCGCTTTTGCCTATGAGCCGGCGCGGCCGATCCTGAAGGGCGTCAGCTTCGAGGTGCCGGCGGGCAAGACGGTGGCCGTGGTCGGCCCGTCCGGCGCCGGCAAGTCCACCATCTCGCGGCTGCTGTTCCGCTTCTACGACCTGTCGGGCGGTCGCATTACCATCGACGGCCAGGACATTGCCGCCGTGACGCAGAAGTCGCTGCGCGAGGTTATCGGCATGGTGCCGCAGGACACGGTGCTGTTCAACGACACCATTCGCTACAACATCCGTTACGGCCGCTGGGAAGCGAGCGACGCGGACGTGGAGGAAGCGGCGCGGCTGGCGCAGATCGACGGCTTCATTCGCTTGTCGCCGCATGGCTACGAGACCGAAGTCGGCGAGCGTGGCCTCAAACTGTCCGGTGGCGAGAAGCAGCGCGTCGCCATTGCCCGCACCATCCTCAAGGGCCCGCCGATCCTGGTGCTGGATGAAGCGACCTCGGCGCTCGACAGCCACACCGAAAAGGAAATCCAGGACGCGCTGGAGCGCGTGTCCAAAGGGCGCACCACCTTGGTGATTGCGCACCGGCTTTCGACCATCGTCGGCGCCGACGAGATCATCGTGCTCGACAAGGGCGCGATCGTCGAGCGCGGCAGCCACTCGGCGCTGCTCGCGGCCAACGGCCTCTACGCCAGCATGTGGAATCGGCAGCGCGAGGCGGAGGAGGCGCGCGAGCGTCTGGCCCGCGTCGGCGATGACGACGCGGCCCCTAACCGCAACCCGCCGCCGGTCGAAGACCCGGTGCTGGCGCCGTCCGGCGGGCCGGTCCCGGCGGATGCGGCGGAATAG
- a CDS encoding VOC family protein → MIDHVSIAVRDLAAATRFYEAVLGAIGMKAIDVRAATVGFGKQYSEFWINLRRDMAPVEAGSGAHICFRARSTEMVDAFHAAALAAGGVSDGAPGLRPHDGEGGYYAAFIRDPDGNRIEAVTFTK, encoded by the coding sequence ATGATCGACCACGTCTCCATCGCCGTCCGCGACCTCGCCGCCGCGACGCGCTTCTACGAAGCCGTGCTGGGTGCCATCGGCATGAAGGCCATCGATGTCCGCGCCGCGACGGTCGGCTTCGGCAAGCAGTATTCCGAATTCTGGATCAACTTGCGCCGCGACATGGCGCCGGTTGAAGCCGGCAGCGGCGCTCACATTTGCTTCCGCGCGCGCTCGACCGAGATGGTCGATGCCTTCCATGCGGCGGCGCTGGCCGCCGGCGGTGTCAGCGATGGCGCGCCGGGACTTCGCCCGCATGACGGCGAGGGCGGTTACTACGCCGCCTTCATCCGCGATCCCGATGGCAACCGCATCGAGGCGGTGACGTTCACAAAATAG
- a CDS encoding TIGR00730 family Rossman fold protein — MHIQSMTSPEIPASLARICVYCGSGPGNDPAFIEAATALGTAMAKAGIELVYGGGDMGMMGAVADAVRRNGGSVIGIIPEFLLNKERAGFNGEGLIVTPDMHERKRKMFELADAFVAMPGGVGTLEEIVEQMTWAQLGRHKKPILLANVKGFWEPLHALLDHMKALAFIRRGMEFELLVADEVSDIIPKLRQAMHGVSEEAKDMPPAVAEKL, encoded by the coding sequence ATGCACATCCAGAGCATGACTTCGCCAGAGATACCCGCCTCGCTCGCCCGAATCTGCGTCTACTGCGGCTCCGGCCCGGGCAATGACCCCGCCTTTATCGAGGCCGCTACCGCGCTCGGCACCGCCATGGCCAAGGCCGGTATCGAGCTGGTCTATGGCGGCGGCGACATGGGCATGATGGGCGCCGTGGCCGACGCGGTGCGGCGCAATGGCGGCTCGGTCATCGGCATCATCCCGGAGTTCCTGCTCAACAAGGAGCGCGCCGGTTTCAACGGCGAGGGCCTGATCGTCACGCCCGACATGCACGAGCGCAAACGCAAGATGTTCGAGCTGGCCGACGCCTTCGTCGCCATGCCCGGCGGCGTCGGCACGCTGGAGGAGATCGTCGAGCAGATGACCTGGGCCCAGCTCGGCCGGCACAAGAAGCCCATCCTGCTTGCCAACGTCAAAGGCTTCTGGGAGCCGCTGCACGCCCTGCTCGATCACATGAAGGCGCTGGCCTTCATCCGCCGCGGCATGGAATTCGAACTGCTGGTCGCCGACGAGGTTAGCGACATCATCCCGAAGCTGCGCCAGGCGATGCACGGCGTCTCCGAAGAAGCCAAGGACATGCCGCCAGCAGTGGCGGAGAAGCTTTAG